A genome region from Thermoanaerobacterium xylanolyticum LX-11 includes the following:
- a CDS encoding NCS2 family permease → MVKNNEKRGFLDNFFKLKENGTSVKTEVIAGITTFITMAYIIFVNPSILMQAGMNAKGLLGTQAVKAGLSIANDPVIGAVFVATILSSVAATLVMGLFANVPFALSAGMGMNAFFTFYVVLTLHYSWQAALSLALISGIINIVITATKLRILIIKAIPQSLRSAIGAGIGLFIAIIGMENGGIVTKSSDTLITLGNFKDPGVILTVIGIVIIAILMSRGVKGAILIGIIATTIIGIPMGITNISNLKTIVQMPPSLAPTFMKLDFAGLLKPGTDGNIISILTGLITVILAFSLADMFDAIGTLIGTGTKTGIFKEDDFEKSNGGFKTKFERALFADAIGTTLGSFLGTSTITTYVESASGISEGGKTGLTSTVVAILFLVSLFFAPIIGIVPSQATAPALIIVGALMIGSVTKVNFEDFSEAFPAFMTIAIMPFTYSISNGIAAGFIFYPITKIVVGKAKEVHPLMYIIGFLFLLRFAFFMG, encoded by the coding sequence TAAAGACAGAGGTCATTGCTGGTATTACAACTTTCATCACGATGGCTTACATCATCTTTGTAAATCCATCGATACTTATGCAGGCTGGCATGAATGCGAAAGGTCTTTTAGGCACTCAAGCAGTAAAAGCAGGTTTATCTATAGCAAATGACCCTGTAATAGGCGCGGTTTTTGTCGCTACTATATTATCGTCTGTAGCTGCTACTTTAGTCATGGGGTTGTTTGCAAATGTTCCATTTGCTCTATCAGCGGGAATGGGTATGAATGCCTTTTTTACATTTTATGTCGTATTGACATTGCACTATTCTTGGCAAGCTGCACTATCACTTGCACTTATAAGCGGTATAATAAACATCGTTATTACTGCTACTAAATTAAGGATACTTATAATAAAGGCTATACCGCAGTCATTGAGAAGTGCTATTGGTGCTGGTATTGGACTTTTCATTGCAATCATAGGTATGGAAAACGGCGGTATTGTAACGAAAAGCAGCGATACTCTTATAACTTTAGGAAATTTCAAGGATCCAGGTGTAATACTTACTGTAATCGGCATTGTAATAATTGCCATACTTATGAGCAGAGGCGTTAAAGGCGCTATACTGATAGGCATAATTGCCACGACGATTATAGGTATACCGATGGGAATAACGAACATTTCTAATCTTAAGACGATTGTACAGATGCCTCCAAGTTTGGCACCAACATTTATGAAGTTGGATTTTGCTGGACTATTAAAGCCTGGCACTGATGGAAATATCATTTCGATACTTACAGGCCTTATAACTGTCATACTGGCGTTTAGCTTAGCTGATATGTTTGATGCAATAGGCACATTGATTGGCACAGGTACAAAGACAGGGATTTTTAAAGAAGATGATTTTGAAAAATCAAATGGCGGTTTCAAGACGAAATTTGAAAGAGCTTTATTTGCAGATGCTATAGGCACAACATTAGGTTCTTTCTTGGGTACAAGCACTATAACTACTTATGTTGAAAGTGCGTCAGGCATAAGTGAGGGTGGTAAGACTGGTTTGACATCTACAGTCGTTGCAATTCTTTTCTTGGTGTCATTATTCTTTGCGCCAATAATAGGAATAGTGCCATCTCAAGCCACGGCACCTGCCCTCATCATCGTTGGGGCATTGATGATAGGCTCTGTGACAAAGGTGAACTTTGAAGATTTTAGTGAAGCATTTCCTGCCTTTATGACAATTGCTATCATGCCATTTACTTACAGCATATCGAACGGCATAGCTGCAGGATTTATATTCTATCCAATCACAAAGATAGTTGTTGGCAAGGCTAAAGAAGTTCATCCATTAATGTATATAATTGGATTTTTGTTCTTGTTAAGATTTGCATTCTTTATGGGATAA